One Arachis hypogaea cultivar Tifrunner chromosome 18, arahy.Tifrunner.gnm2.J5K5, whole genome shotgun sequence genomic window, CGCATATTGCAGCTGGTTCACCAGCTTTGCATTAAGGGGATTCATGTCACGAAGCGTGATCTGTTCTACACGGATGTTAAGTTGTTTCAGGATCAGATCCAGTCCGATACGGTTCTTGATGACGTGTCCTGTATGCTCGGATGCACACGGTCCAGCCTCAATGTGGTTGCAGCCGAGAAAGGTATTGCCTTAATAGATCACAGTGTCTTAAATTGCAGTTGCGGTTGCTGTTCATTGTAGAAATTTTGGTGGTTGCAATGTGGATACTCTCAAGTATAAAGTGCAATTGACTATGTGAAgtgtgtatttttattaatttggtAGGAGTCAACTTGTCAATTGtggataaaaatctaaatttgaaATGGTTGAGTAAATTTTCCAATTGCAAGGCATGGAATTGTGTGTATGAAACTTGAAATAGAAACTGTTGCCACGCTAATGTAATTGTGTGATTGAGAGTCACATGTCAATTGTGGTGGTTGTGATTGCAATGTTGCATCTGCATCTTGTTATGAGCATTTTCGGTTTTGTATGAGTTGGGGAGTGTAAGGTTAGACGTTTAAGTTTTATTGACGAAGTTTAACGTGGTAGTATGGACTTGGTGCAAGGGACTATATATTTGAAATTATCTTAAGAGTCTTAGTTTAAGATGTGGTGTTAGCTTGCTCCTCGTTTAAAGGCATGTTCCATATTTTTGGGCTCCTCCTGGCCACCTTAGTATGCAAATTTATATCACTTTTTATATATTCAAACTCATTATGCTGGAATCTTGGGTTGTTTATCATCTTGATTGATCCGTTGTGAGTAGTTTGGTGTAGTTACTCTGGCAATTTTAGCTGACTCTTCTTGTTAGTTACAAAATGCACCTGACTAAGTGATTGTTTGCTCCCATGTAATCAGATTAGTTCATGTGATTAGCTAGTGATTATTTACCTCTGGGTGATTTGATTATTAGGCTTAGATATAGATGCATGTGTGATTTACTACTCATGTTTGTATAAATGACTTGTTATATGCACATTTCATTGCCTAGTAAAATTTTTCCAATTATTTTCACTTGTTTCTTGTGATGTTTATCAACCATAGGTGTTGTTGTTGGGAGGCTGATCTTTAGTGACAATGGAGACATGATTGATTGCACGAAGATGGGTATGGGTGGGAAGGCCATTCCACCAAATATTGATCGAGTTGGGGATATGCAGAGTGATGCTTTGTTCATTCTGTTGGTGGAGAAGGATGCTGCTTATATGAGATTGGCCGAGGATAGATTCTACAACCGGTTTCCTTGTATAATCGTGACTGCCAAAGGGCAACCCGATGTTGCTACAAGGCTGTtcctgaagaagatgaagatggagTTGAACCTGCCAGTGCTTGCACTTGTAGACAGTGATCCGTATGGGTTGAAGATTCTCTCTGTCTACGGATGTGGGTCAAAGAATATGTCCTACGACAGTGCCAACCTGACAACCCCTGACATAAAGTGGCTCGGGGTTAGGCCTAGTGATTTGGACAAGTACAAGATACCCGAGCAGTGTAGGTTGCCAATGACTGAGCAGGATATTAAGACTGGAAAGGACATGTTGGAGGAGGATTTTGTGAAGAAAAATCCAGGTTGGGTTGAGGAATTGACATTAATGGTGAAAACTAAGCAGAAGGCTGAAATTCAGGCCCTGAGCACCTTCGGCTTTCAGTATCTATCTGAGGTTTATTTGCCCTTGAAATTGCAGCAGAAGGATTGGCTATGACCTTTCACAACCTAAGAGCAATGTTTATTGTCTAAGATGCTGACTATGTCACCACCTGTTCCAACAGTTTAGTGATGCAGTAGTATTTATTAATGCTCTGATTAGATTGACTTTGTTTATACTTCTGCCTTTGATCTCCCAGACTTCAACGCATTTGAATTGTTAAGAGTTTCTCTTTATCTTGGTTAATCCTGAACCGAAAGCATCATATTGTTTTGTAGGACTGTAAAAATGAGTAATTGAGTACTAATGCAACTTCAAAATATTGAAAAGGTTAAAAAGACATGTAACTGGAAAAATACTCCATATTAAAACAACTAACTCGGTTTGATTATGATGGATTGATAGGAAGCATTACACTGGGAGTTGATATGTTATAACGAAATTGCTCCTGTTTATTAGCTATAGCATATACTTGTAGTCTTGTACAGTCTGTTATAACTTAACAAGTTGGTTAGGATTTGAATTAGTCATATTAGTTAGTTAGACTATCACTTTGTATATATAAATGCATGATTGAGTGAGTCAATACATAATTCACTTTTACAATCGATAATACCTAATTCTCGCACAATATTCAACACTGTTCTTTTTTAAAAGCCATTTTAAAAAACCAAGCTTGCTTGGGGGATTTGTCATGGCAAGATTATaatagaaatgaaaagaaaaagactcAGTTTGGTCTCTCAAATTTTGTGTGGTTCAATTCGATCTCTCATCTTAATTGACTCAAATTGCATagtctttttatatttatctaagAGGTCGCGGATTTGAGTC contains:
- the LOC112771342 gene encoding DNA topoisomerase 6 subunit A isoform X1, with the protein product MAESSKKRRRTNTDDLPFKNKLKPDSTILQTLKDFSTSSSSSSSSSKTLTLQDLSLPFSCREVSDLSLSSVQSNIESLVLRIAHSILSGNGFAFDVPSRAATNQFYVPELDRIVLKDKSSLRPFANISTVRKSAITARILQLVHQLCIKGIHVTKRDLFYTDVKLFQDQIQSDTVLDDVSCMLGCTRSSLNVVAAEKGVVVGRLIFSDNGDMIDCTKMGMGGKAIPPNIDRVGDMQSDALFILLVEKDAAYMRLAEDRFYNRFPCIIVTAKGQPDVATRLFLKKMKMELNLPVLALVDSDPYGLKILSVYGCGSKNMSYDSANLTTPDIKWLGVRPSDLDKYKIPEQCRLPMTEQDIKTGKDMLEEDFVKKNPGWVEELTLMVKTKQKAEIQALSTFGFQYLSEVYLPLKLQQKDWL
- the LOC112771342 gene encoding DNA topoisomerase 6 subunit A isoform X2, yielding MTESITGSVLITVLFSIRSSAQILSPSRVKISVVIHFHFTPTLCPITAHLPSMAESSKKRRRTNTDDLPFKNKLKPDSTILQTLKDFSTSSSSSSSSSKTLTLQDLSLPFSCREVSDLSLSSVQSNIESLVLRIAHSILSGNGFAFDVPSRAATNQFYVPELDRIVLKDKSSLRPFANISTVRKSAITARILQLVHQLCIKGIHVTKRDLFYTDVKLFQDQIQSDTVLDDVSCMLGCTRSSLNVVAAEKGVVVGRLIFSDNGDMIDCTKMGMGGKAIPPNIDRVGDMQSDALFILLVEKDAAYMRLAEDRFYNRFPCIIVTAKGQPDVATRLFLKKMKMELNLPVLALVDSDPYGLKILSVYGCGSKNMSYDSANLTTPDIKWLGVRPSDLDKYKIPEQCRLPMTEQDIKTGKDMLEEDFVKKNPGWVEELTLMVKTKQKAEIQALSTFGFQYLSEVYLPLKLQQKDWL